In Salmo salar chromosome ssa24, Ssal_v3.1, whole genome shotgun sequence, the following proteins share a genomic window:
- the cdo1 gene encoding cysteine dioxygenase type 1: MEKTEVMKPKSLDDLIKLLHKLFESDKINVEEVQQIMEAYDSNLQEWKQFAMFDPTRYTRNLVDEGNGKFNLILLCWGEGQGSSIHDHTDSHCFMKMLQGQLKETLFEWPNNKTQDVGDMVQKSQRILKENQCAYINDSLGLHRVENDSHTEGSVSLHLYSPPFDTCQTFDERTGHKNTAKMTFWSKFGKRTQSETTVSQENN, encoded by the exons ATGGAGAAAACCGAAGTGATGAAACCAAAAAGTCTTGATGACCTGATCAAATTGCTGCATAAACTCTTTGAAAGTGACAAAATCAATGTGGAGGAGGTGCAACAAATAATGGAGGCATATGACAGCAATCTACAAGAGTGGAAGCAATTTGCGATGTTTGACCCGACCAG GTATACAAGGAACCTGGTGGATGAAGGGAACGGAAAGTTCAACCTCATTTTACTCTGTTGGGGAGAGGGTCAGGGCag CAGTATCCATGACCACACAGACTCCCACTGTTTCATGAAGATGCTGCAAGGCCAACTGAAGGAGACGTTGTTTGAATGGCCCAATAACAAAACACAGGATGTTGGTGACATGGTTCAGAAATCTCAGAGAATTCTGAAAGAAAACCAGTGTGCCTACATCAATG ATTCCCTTGGGTTGCACAGAGTAGAGAACGACAGTCACACCGAAGGTTCGGTCAGTTTGCACCTGTACAGTCCACCCTTCGATACCTGCCAGACCTTTGACGAGCGCACAGGACACAAGAACACTGCCAAGATGACGTTCTGGAGCAAATTTGGAAAGAGGACTCAATCT GAAACAACAGTCTCACAAGAAAACAACTGA